A single window of Streptomyces aquilus DNA harbors:
- a CDS encoding class I SAM-dependent methyltransferase encodes MPRSRALRNKFVDAPGSLGERMRVARWERFRRCFPGIEGMRVVDLGGTAEMWLRAPVRAKHVHLINLEAHPADLPDWITAENADVTDPEVAAELSAQGGYDLVFSNSTIEHVGGHSQRQKFVAAVERLAPLHWIQTPYRYFPVEPHFVAPGFQFLPLAARARLVRRWPLVHSRPDSPESAMNAVINIELLTRTEMRYLFPRSVLLSERVLGAPKSLIAVRTETAC; translated from the coding sequence ATGCCCCGATCCCGCGCCCTCAGAAACAAGTTCGTCGACGCACCCGGCTCGCTGGGCGAACGGATGCGTGTCGCCCGCTGGGAGCGGTTCCGGCGCTGCTTCCCCGGCATCGAGGGCATGCGGGTCGTGGACCTGGGCGGCACGGCCGAGATGTGGCTGCGGGCGCCCGTGCGTGCCAAGCACGTCCACCTGATCAACCTGGAGGCGCACCCCGCCGACCTGCCCGACTGGATCACCGCGGAGAACGCCGACGTCACCGACCCGGAGGTGGCCGCGGAGCTGAGCGCCCAGGGCGGCTACGACCTGGTGTTCTCCAACTCGACCATCGAGCACGTCGGCGGCCACAGCCAGCGGCAGAAGTTCGTCGCCGCGGTCGAACGGCTCGCCCCGCTGCACTGGATCCAGACGCCGTACCGCTACTTCCCCGTCGAGCCGCACTTCGTGGCGCCCGGCTTCCAGTTCCTGCCGCTGGCCGCCCGGGCCCGCCTCGTCCGACGCTGGCCACTGGTCCACAGCCGTCCCGACAGCCCCGAGTCGGCCATGAACGCCGTGATCAACATCGAGCTGCTGACCCGCACCGAGATGCGCTACCTGTTCCCCCGGTCGGTGCTGCTCAGCGAGCGGGTGCTCGGTGCCCCCAAGTCGCTCATCGCCGTGAGAACGGAGACCGCATGCTGA
- a CDS encoding SAM-dependent methyltransferase — MLNNLVNRHDADRLLRKVRKLELNPVLAKLRVRGGARVVQHWSQVDPSLTEWWAIPSVIKRWNLLMTGDAEVSFPQYVAAKHFAPRTDLRGLSLGCGTGGNELLWAKTGAFSLLEGVDVAPERIDFATRTAADEGLADVLRFRVTDVNQMTADGERFDVLLGLQSLHHFDKLDETLPRLAQLIEPDGLFVIDEFVGPTRFQWTDAQLDAANALLARLPEERRRLADGRIKRRVVRPSRMSMVLDDPSEAVDAAALLPGLRREFEVVEERPYGGTVLHIAFSGIAHNFRDQSPETLELLERCFAMEDAALPEVGHDFIAMVCRNG; from the coding sequence ATGCTGAACAACCTGGTCAACAGACATGACGCGGACCGGCTCCTGCGCAAGGTGCGCAAGCTCGAACTCAACCCCGTGCTGGCCAAGTTGCGGGTGCGGGGCGGGGCCCGGGTGGTCCAGCACTGGTCCCAGGTCGACCCGTCGCTGACCGAGTGGTGGGCGATCCCCTCGGTGATCAAGCGGTGGAATCTGCTGATGACCGGGGACGCGGAGGTGTCCTTCCCCCAGTACGTGGCCGCCAAGCACTTCGCGCCGCGCACCGATCTGCGGGGGCTGTCGCTGGGCTGCGGGACCGGCGGCAACGAGCTGCTGTGGGCGAAGACGGGCGCGTTCTCCCTGCTGGAGGGGGTGGACGTGGCGCCGGAGCGGATCGATTTCGCGACCCGGACCGCCGCGGACGAAGGCCTCGCCGACGTCCTGCGCTTCCGGGTCACCGACGTCAATCAGATGACCGCGGACGGCGAACGCTTCGACGTGCTGCTGGGCCTGCAGTCCCTGCACCACTTCGACAAACTCGACGAGACGCTGCCCCGTCTTGCCCAACTCATCGAGCCCGACGGCCTGTTCGTGATCGACGAGTTCGTGGGGCCGACGCGCTTCCAGTGGACCGACGCGCAACTCGACGCGGCGAACGCGCTTCTCGCCCGCCTTCCCGAGGAACGGCGGCGGTTGGCCGACGGGCGGATCAAGCGGCGGGTCGTGCGGCCCAGCCGGATGTCGATGGTGCTGGACGATCCCTCGGAGGCGGTGGACGCGGCGGCGTTGCTGCCGGGGCTGCGGCGGGAGTTCGAGGTCGTGGAGGAACGGCCGTACGGGGGCACGGTGTTGCATATCGCGTTCTCCGGGATCGCCCATAACTTCCGGGATCAGTCGCCGGAGACGCTGGAACTGCTGGAGCGGTGTTTCGCGATGGAGGACGCGGCACTTCCTGAGGTGGGGCATGATTTCATCGCGATGGTGTGCCGGAACGGCTAA
- a CDS encoding glycosyltransferase family 2 protein gives MSTVAVVVVTWNSAAVLPGFLAALPDGMAGLDWRLVVADNDSADDTVEVLHTLAPEATVVQTGRNAGYAAGINAALDAAGDYGVALICNPDVRMRQGCAKRLVDSLGSGVGIAVPLLYEEGRDTPHRSLRRESTVLRALGEAIIGNTRAGRFPALSELVTDPSAYRQPTRADWATGALMAISGECIAACGKWDESFFLYSEETEFCLRAGDLGYATQLEPSAEAVHLGGDSQVSPRLWTLLTLNRVRLYGRRHGRLATAAFRTAVLLRETSRAALGRPASRAAAAALVQPGVLHKTPGP, from the coding sequence ATGAGCACCGTCGCCGTCGTCGTCGTCACCTGGAACAGCGCCGCGGTGCTCCCCGGGTTCCTCGCCGCCCTGCCCGACGGCATGGCGGGCCTCGACTGGCGGCTGGTGGTCGCCGACAACGACTCGGCCGACGACACGGTGGAGGTGCTCCACACCCTCGCCCCCGAGGCGACGGTCGTCCAGACGGGCCGCAACGCCGGGTACGCGGCCGGGATCAACGCGGCACTGGACGCGGCGGGGGACTACGGGGTCGCCCTCATCTGCAACCCGGACGTCCGGATGCGGCAGGGCTGCGCCAAACGCCTGGTGGACAGTCTCGGGAGCGGTGTGGGAATCGCCGTACCCCTGCTGTACGAGGAGGGCCGGGACACGCCGCATCGCTCCCTGCGCCGGGAGTCGACCGTGCTCCGGGCGCTCGGCGAGGCGATCATCGGCAACACTCGGGCGGGCCGCTTCCCGGCCCTGAGCGAGCTGGTGACCGACCCGAGCGCCTACCGACAGCCCACCCGGGCGGACTGGGCGACGGGCGCGCTGATGGCCATCTCGGGGGAGTGCATCGCCGCGTGCGGCAAGTGGGACGAGTCCTTCTTCCTCTACTCGGAGGAGACGGAATTCTGCCTGCGGGCAGGGGACTTGGGGTACGCGACACAGCTGGAGCCGAGCGCCGAGGCGGTGCACCTGGGAGGCGACTCCCAGGTGTCACCCCGCCTGTGGACGCTGCTCACCTTGAACCGGGTCCGCTTGTACGGCCGTAGGCATGGCCGCCTGGCGACGGCAGCCTTCCGCACGGCGGTCCTGCTCAGGGAGACCTCACGGGCGGCGCTGGGCCGCCCGGCAAGCAGGGCGGCAGCAGCGGCTTTGGTGCAACCGGGTGTACTGCACAAGACACCGGGGCCGTGA
- a CDS encoding O-antigen ligase family protein produces MSLGDILAIMRRRWYCMVPLTLLSVLAGGYLFRTVPVSYESQSSVTLLDSTAIADLAPTFGNPLSNAGGSLVVTADVLIRTLQSNDSAKELHSRGVTDRYTVGFAPNADSPLLTLSVTGTDRAKVLRETTTLTKFTGEQLKALQAASKVPSGYAVQSAPVVLPQTPVSQPKSRYQNIAAVVIVGMVAAFLLSILAEGVAVVRRRGRAQPGYVPRRHRASPPERPKGLLSRRLDATTILTGYLALAFFVPSNLTLPALGGVGTPANVFALLGLLWYLATWLGGRILPARGTRLVRVVMCLLAAAVLLSYLANATRESSHEEVLGADRGLIGLGVWVALVVLASAGIQERSRLETLMRRLVVMGTVVALIGYYDFFAATNIADSIHIPGLQSSTAGISAMDRGSFTRPRSTTAHPLEFGGMLAILVPFAVHQAFDPVRRHMRAWRRWAPVAIMAGALPLTVSRTSIIGAFIVILVMVPRWKPQRRWAAVGLILGSVAGFKVIIPGLIGTITNLFASFLSNSDSSTQARTVKYSAIVPYFDEHPWFGRGFGTFTPDLYFFTDNQYMLTLAEMGILGLIALFALFITGMHTGGAIRRLARTESDRELGQAFLASALVALVISATFDALSFPMYAGMFFLVLGAGGSYLGFVRREADAAEVVRAPRKAAEPQLPQLVESR; encoded by the coding sequence ATGAGCCTCGGTGACATTCTGGCGATCATGCGCAGGCGCTGGTACTGCATGGTGCCGCTCACCCTGCTCAGCGTCCTCGCCGGTGGCTATCTCTTCCGGACCGTCCCGGTGTCCTACGAGTCGCAGAGCTCCGTGACCCTGCTCGACTCCACGGCGATCGCCGATCTGGCGCCGACCTTCGGCAACCCCCTGTCGAACGCCGGAGGTTCGCTGGTCGTCACCGCCGACGTGCTGATCAGGACGTTGCAGTCGAACGACTCCGCCAAGGAGTTGCACTCCCGTGGCGTCACGGACCGCTACACGGTCGGCTTCGCCCCGAACGCCGACAGCCCGCTGCTCACCCTGAGCGTCACCGGCACCGACCGGGCGAAGGTGCTCCGCGAGACCACCACCCTCACCAAGTTCACCGGCGAGCAGCTGAAGGCCTTGCAGGCCGCTTCCAAGGTGCCGTCGGGGTACGCGGTGCAGTCCGCGCCGGTCGTCCTGCCCCAGACGCCCGTCTCCCAGCCCAAGAGCCGCTACCAGAACATCGCGGCGGTCGTCATCGTCGGCATGGTCGCCGCGTTCCTGCTGTCCATCCTGGCCGAGGGCGTCGCGGTGGTACGACGCCGGGGCCGCGCCCAGCCCGGATACGTCCCCCGACGCCACCGGGCCAGTCCCCCCGAGCGCCCCAAGGGCCTGCTGTCCCGGCGCCTGGACGCCACGACGATCCTCACCGGCTACCTGGCCCTGGCGTTCTTCGTGCCCTCGAACCTCACCCTGCCCGCGCTGGGCGGCGTCGGCACACCGGCCAACGTCTTCGCCCTCCTCGGCCTCCTCTGGTACCTCGCGACCTGGCTCGGCGGCCGCATCCTGCCGGCCCGGGGGACGAGGCTGGTGCGCGTGGTGATGTGCCTGCTCGCCGCGGCCGTCCTCCTGTCCTACCTCGCGAACGCGACCCGGGAGAGCAGCCACGAGGAGGTCCTCGGCGCCGACCGCGGACTCATCGGGCTCGGGGTGTGGGTGGCGCTGGTGGTGCTGGCCTCGGCCGGCATCCAGGAACGCAGCCGCCTGGAGACCCTGATGCGCCGCCTCGTCGTCATGGGCACCGTCGTCGCGCTGATCGGCTACTACGACTTCTTCGCCGCCACCAACATCGCCGACTCCATCCACATCCCCGGCCTCCAGTCCAGCACCGCCGGGATCAGCGCGATGGACCGTGGCTCCTTCACCCGGCCCCGCTCCACCACGGCCCACCCGCTGGAGTTCGGCGGCATGCTGGCCATCCTGGTCCCCTTCGCCGTCCACCAGGCCTTCGATCCGGTACGACGACACATGCGCGCGTGGCGCCGCTGGGCGCCGGTGGCGATCATGGCGGGCGCGCTTCCGCTGACGGTGTCGCGGACGTCCATCATCGGTGCCTTCATCGTCATCCTGGTGATGGTGCCCCGCTGGAAGCCGCAGCGCCGCTGGGCCGCGGTCGGCCTCATCCTGGGCTCGGTGGCGGGCTTCAAGGTGATCATCCCCGGCCTCATCGGAACGATCACCAACCTGTTCGCCAGCTTCCTGTCCAACTCCGACAGCAGCACGCAGGCGCGCACGGTGAAGTACAGCGCGATCGTCCCGTACTTCGACGAACACCCCTGGTTCGGCCGCGGGTTCGGCACCTTCACCCCCGACCTGTACTTCTTCACGGACAACCAGTACATGCTGACCCTGGCCGAGATGGGCATCCTGGGCCTGATCGCCCTGTTCGCGCTCTTCATCACCGGGATGCACACCGGCGGCGCCATCCGCCGCCTCGCTCGCACCGAGTCCGACCGCGAACTCGGCCAGGCGTTCCTCGCCTCGGCCCTGGTCGCCCTGGTCATCAGCGCCACCTTCGACGCGCTCAGCTTCCCCATGTACGCGGGGATGTTCTTCCTCGTCCTGGGAGCGGGCGGCAGCTACCTGGGCTTCGTGCGCCGGGAGGCCGACGCCGCCGAGGTGGTCCGCGCACCCCGTAAGGCAGCAGAACCCCAGCTCCCCCAACTCGTGGAGTCCCGATGA
- a CDS encoding glycosyltransferase family 2 protein has product MSSVSVVIPCFKYGHFLADCVSSVLDENPGVDLRVLIIDDASPDDSADVARKLAASDPRIEVHVHETNKGHIATYNEGLLEWADSDYVALLSADDRLVPGALARAAALLDAHPEAGFAYGRPLRFQHGGPLPKARTQSTGSVVYPGQWWLERRFREGTGCITSPEVVVRTDLQRKVGGYDPALPHAGDIEMWMRLAAHADVGYIRGADQAFYRVHGNNMSTTDFGGQLDDLRQRLIAYDSVLAKCGDRLPHADRLADQVHTRLARYALRRAYRAYDRGRTGVVPVDECVAFAEQCLPGYRALPEYRALRLRRRIGPKAMPYLQPLVWSAVAERGREWLWWESWKRRGI; this is encoded by the coding sequence ATGAGCAGCGTCAGTGTTGTCATCCCGTGCTTCAAGTACGGCCATTTCCTCGCCGACTGCGTGAGCAGCGTCCTGGACGAGAACCCCGGTGTCGACCTCCGGGTGCTCATCATCGACGACGCCTCGCCCGACGACTCGGCGGACGTCGCCCGCAAGCTGGCCGCCTCCGACCCGCGGATCGAGGTCCACGTCCACGAGACCAACAAGGGCCACATCGCCACGTACAACGAGGGCCTGCTGGAGTGGGCCGACAGCGACTACGTGGCCCTGCTCTCCGCCGACGACCGGCTCGTCCCGGGCGCCCTGGCCCGGGCCGCCGCGCTCCTGGACGCCCACCCCGAGGCCGGCTTCGCCTACGGGCGTCCCCTGCGCTTCCAGCACGGCGGCCCGCTGCCCAAGGCCCGCACGCAGAGCACCGGTTCGGTCGTCTACCCCGGCCAGTGGTGGCTGGAGCGGCGCTTCCGGGAGGGCACCGGCTGCATCACCTCGCCCGAGGTGGTCGTCCGCACCGACCTCCAGCGCAAGGTCGGCGGCTACGACCCGGCCCTTCCGCACGCCGGTGACATCGAGATGTGGATGCGGCTCGCCGCCCACGCCGACGTCGGCTACATCCGCGGCGCCGACCAGGCCTTCTACCGCGTCCACGGCAACAACATGTCGACGACCGACTTCGGCGGCCAGCTCGACGACCTGCGCCAGCGCCTGATCGCCTACGACTCCGTGCTCGCCAAGTGCGGCGACCGGCTCCCGCACGCCGACCGGCTGGCCGACCAGGTCCACACCCGCCTCGCCCGCTACGCGCTGCGCCGCGCCTACCGCGCCTACGACCGGGGCCGCACCGGTGTCGTACCGGTCGACGAGTGCGTGGCGTTCGCCGAGCAGTGTCTGCCGGGCTACCGGGCGCTGCCCGAGTACCGGGCCCTGCGGCTGCGCAGACGGATCGGCCCGAAGGCGATGCCGTACCTCCAGCCGCTGGTGTGGTCGGCCGTGGCCGAGCGCGGGCGGGAGTGGCTGTGGTGGGAGTCCTGGAAGCGCCGCGGTATCTGA
- a CDS encoding DUF4082 domain-containing protein: MNRWSRRLQGVRLAVAAALIWAVLPQAGTAQAAADPCGSGSNPIVCENSKAGSPSTDWYSPNSYGDIKGFTTKESVQAGDTVQFKIQSKTSYRIEIYRLGWYGGDGARLMSTAAQAATTYPANYTSNPASCTKKASTGLVDCGNWPVTASWTVPSDAVSGLYIANLTQTDGDGLMPYPFVVRKDSSTSDIVVQTSDQTWQAYNDYGGQDLYGGAGPAPDGRAYEVSYNRPLDIGGDNGIYGSEYMMLAWLERNGYDVSYLSGVDVSTRGETLLKNHKVYLSSGHDEYWTQDQYSKVLAARKAGVQQAFFSGNEVFWKTRLTPSIDGANTANRTLVCYKMTKMAQNNGVADPSGQWTGTWMDPTSTQYGQSYQPPNILTGSMFTVNGYRADAITVPGSYGKNRLWRNTSIANLTSSQTATFPEGTLGYEWDSDIDNATRPAGAIDLSSTTVDINDGKLRMDWGNTYGNGTAKHSLVAFRDQDSGALVFGAGTVQWSWGLTNLPTYNPEDQVVTEDVRMQQATVNLFADMGVQPLTRQSTLVAATKSTDTTGPTITVSSPASGVTVPALKPVTIKGTATDSGGVVARVEVSTDGGTTWQAATGLGSWSYSWTPSTPGSASIKVRAVDDSVNIGAVTTIPITVGPQACPCTIWPATAVPGTVNAGDGGSVELGVKFRTTVAGSITGVRFYKSPYNTGTHKGNLWTKDGKLLATGTFTGESASGWQQLNFATPVTVKANTTYVASYFAPNGGYSYDTTFADSDAGLAPLTALKSGTDGGNGLYRYTSTSAFPTSAASGSNYWVDVVLDTSTASTTPPTVTSTSPTSGATDTAITAPVSAVFSASVDSDNLTFTLKDPDGNTVPGAVTLPAANKATFTPSTELSLHTKYTATVQASDVWGNAMTDPVTWSFTTSATPPAVTCPCTLWSSSAVPSTTDMTADPNSVELGTRFTSSAAGWITGVTFYKGTGNTGIHTGSLWTDSGTLLASGTFTNESATGWQTLTFATPVAVTADTAYVVSYHAPSGHYAVDGGYFASAHQSYPLTGTADTTAHHNGLYKYGTDSAFPTGSYGSANYWVGPVFTATNPSGSLAAETASEEGASTVTYTADAKHPLVMAVSDKLKVADVDAGLTILKGTKAAKKLHVTAVVSYNRATHKVSVHLTGPLPDGTRFKVTVTAQDKHHDKVKSKTWTLTSKTVRKKKN, translated from the coding sequence ATGAACAGATGGAGCAGACGGCTCCAGGGCGTGCGCCTGGCCGTCGCAGCAGCATTGATATGGGCGGTGCTCCCACAGGCCGGAACCGCCCAGGCGGCCGCCGATCCGTGCGGATCGGGCTCGAACCCGATCGTCTGCGAGAACTCCAAGGCGGGCAGCCCGTCGACGGACTGGTACTCGCCCAACTCCTACGGTGACATCAAGGGGTTCACCACCAAGGAGAGCGTTCAGGCGGGGGACACCGTCCAGTTCAAGATCCAGTCGAAGACCTCGTACCGCATCGAGATCTACCGGCTCGGCTGGTACGGCGGTGACGGCGCCCGCCTGATGTCCACGGCGGCGCAGGCGGCGACGACCTACCCCGCCAACTACACGTCCAACCCGGCGAGTTGCACCAAGAAGGCCAGTACCGGCCTGGTCGACTGCGGCAACTGGCCCGTGACGGCGAGCTGGACCGTGCCCAGCGACGCCGTGTCCGGCCTGTACATCGCGAACCTGACGCAGACCGACGGCGACGGGCTGATGCCCTACCCGTTCGTGGTCCGCAAGGACTCCAGCACCTCCGACATCGTCGTGCAGACCAGCGACCAGACCTGGCAGGCCTACAACGACTACGGCGGCCAGGACCTGTACGGCGGCGCCGGGCCCGCGCCCGACGGCCGTGCCTACGAGGTCAGTTACAACCGGCCGCTGGACATCGGCGGCGACAACGGCATCTACGGCTCCGAGTACATGATGCTGGCCTGGCTGGAGCGCAACGGCTACGACGTCAGCTACCTCTCCGGCGTGGACGTCTCGACCCGCGGCGAGACCCTGCTGAAGAACCACAAGGTGTACCTGTCCTCCGGACACGACGAGTACTGGACGCAGGACCAATACTCCAAGGTCCTCGCCGCCCGCAAGGCCGGTGTGCAGCAGGCCTTCTTCAGCGGCAACGAGGTCTTCTGGAAGACCCGCCTGACGCCGAGCATCGACGGCGCGAACACCGCCAACCGCACCCTGGTCTGCTACAAGATGACCAAGATGGCGCAGAACAACGGCGTCGCCGACCCCAGCGGCCAGTGGACCGGCACCTGGATGGACCCGACCAGCACCCAGTACGGGCAGTCCTACCAGCCGCCGAACATCCTCACCGGCTCCATGTTCACGGTGAACGGCTACCGCGCCGACGCCATCACCGTCCCCGGCTCGTACGGGAAGAACCGGCTGTGGCGCAACACCTCCATCGCCAACCTGACGTCCAGTCAGACGGCGACCTTCCCGGAGGGCACCCTCGGCTACGAGTGGGACAGCGACATCGACAACGCCACCAGACCCGCCGGGGCCATCGACCTGTCGTCCACGACCGTGGACATCAACGACGGCAAGCTGCGCATGGACTGGGGCAACACCTACGGCAACGGCACCGCGAAGCACAGCCTCGTCGCCTTCCGTGACCAGGACTCCGGTGCCCTGGTCTTCGGGGCGGGGACCGTGCAGTGGTCGTGGGGCCTGACCAACCTGCCGACGTACAACCCGGAGGACCAGGTCGTCACCGAGGACGTCCGCATGCAGCAGGCGACGGTGAACCTCTTCGCCGACATGGGCGTCCAGCCGCTGACGCGGCAGAGCACGCTCGTCGCCGCCACCAAGTCCACCGACACCACCGGCCCGACGATCACCGTGTCCAGCCCCGCCTCCGGGGTCACCGTGCCCGCGCTGAAGCCGGTCACCATCAAGGGCACCGCCACCGACTCCGGCGGTGTGGTGGCCCGCGTGGAGGTGTCCACGGACGGCGGCACGACCTGGCAGGCCGCGACCGGGCTCGGCTCCTGGAGCTACAGCTGGACCCCGTCCACCCCGGGCTCGGCGTCCATCAAGGTCCGCGCCGTCGACGACAGCGTCAACATCGGCGCCGTCACCACCATCCCGATCACGGTCGGCCCGCAGGCCTGCCCGTGCACCATCTGGCCGGCCACGGCGGTGCCCGGCACCGTCAACGCGGGCGACGGCGGCTCGGTCGAGCTCGGCGTCAAGTTCCGTACCACGGTGGCCGGTTCGATCACCGGCGTCCGCTTCTACAAGTCGCCGTACAACACCGGCACCCACAAGGGCAACCTGTGGACCAAGGACGGCAAACTGCTCGCCACGGGCACCTTCACGGGCGAGTCGGCCTCCGGCTGGCAGCAGCTCAACTTCGCCACCCCGGTCACCGTGAAGGCCAACACCACCTATGTCGCCTCGTACTTCGCGCCCAACGGCGGCTACTCCTACGACACGACCTTCGCCGACAGCGACGCCGGCCTCGCGCCGCTGACGGCACTGAAGTCCGGCACCGACGGAGGCAACGGCCTCTACCGCTACACCTCGACGAGCGCCTTCCCGACCTCGGCCGCCTCCGGCAGCAACTACTGGGTCGACGTGGTCCTGGACACCTCCACGGCCAGCACCACCCCGCCCACCGTCACCTCCACCTCCCCGACCTCCGGGGCGACCGACACCGCGATCACCGCGCCGGTGTCGGCCGTGTTCAGCGCGTCCGTCGACTCCGACAACCTGACGTTCACGCTGAAGGACCCGGACGGCAACACCGTGCCGGGAGCGGTGACGCTGCCCGCGGCCAACAAGGCGACGTTCACTCCGTCGACCGAACTGTCCCTGCACACCAAGTACACGGCGACCGTCCAGGCCTCCGACGTGTGGGGCAACGCCATGACGGACCCGGTGACCTGGTCCTTCACCACCAGCGCCACCCCGCCCGCGGTCACCTGCCCCTGCACCCTGTGGAGTTCCTCCGCGGTGCCGTCCACGACCGACATGACCGCCGACCCCAACTCCGTCGAGCTGGGCACCCGGTTCACGTCCTCGGCGGCCGGCTGGATCACCGGCGTCACCTTCTACAAGGGCACCGGCAACACGGGCATCCACACCGGCAGCCTGTGGACCGACTCCGGGACCCTGCTGGCCAGCGGCACCTTCACCAACGAGTCGGCGACCGGCTGGCAGACGCTGACCTTCGCCACGCCGGTGGCGGTCACCGCGGACACGGCGTACGTCGTCTCCTACCACGCGCCGAGCGGCCACTACGCGGTCGACGGCGGCTACTTCGCCTCGGCCCACCAGTCCTATCCGCTGACCGGCACCGCCGACACCACGGCCCACCACAACGGGCTCTACAAGTACGGCACGGACTCGGCCTTCCCGACCGGCTCCTACGGTTCGGCGAACTACTGGGTCGGCCCGGTCTTCACCGCCACCAACCCCAGCGGATCGCTGGCGGCGGAGACGGCCTCCGAGGAGGGCGCGTCGACGGTGACCTACACCGCCGACGCGAAGCACCCCCTCGTCATGGCCGTCTCCGACAAGCTCAAGGTCGCGGACGTCGACGCCGGGCTGACCATCCTGAAGGGCACCAAGGCCGCCAAGAAGCTGCATGTCACGGCGGTCGTCTCCTACAACCGTGCCACGCACAAGGTGTCCGTCCACCTGACCGGTCCGCTGCCGGACGGCACGCGGTTCAAGGTCACGGTCACGGCCCAGGACAAGCACCACGACAAGGTGAAGTCCAAGACCTGGACCCTGACCAGCAAGACCGTCCGCAAGAAGAAGAACTGA
- a CDS encoding DegT/DnrJ/EryC1/StrS family aminotransferase, with the protein MNNQIPLVDLKAAHEEVAEEVRAGFERVLARTAFIGGDEVRQFEREYADFGRVGHVVGVANGTDAVELALRASGVRPGDEVVVPANTFIATVGAVARIGARPVLADCLPDSHLLDPQAALAAVGPATRAVVPVHLYGQMAEVDALRTQLPDHVKVVEDAAQCQGATRDGRAPGSGGIAATSFYPGKNLGAYGDAGAVLTDDEAAADLVRAIANHGGVAKYRHDVPGFNSRLDGLQAVVLRAKLRRLADGNAARRAAAERYDELLTELADAGRILRPVTAPGNVHVWHLYVIQVTDADRDALVGKLNAEGIGAGVHYPAPVHLTPAYAHLGHERGDFPHAEKAADRILSLPLYPQITPDQQQRVVETLTDALAG; encoded by the coding sequence GTGAACAACCAGATTCCGCTCGTGGACCTGAAGGCGGCCCACGAAGAGGTCGCCGAGGAGGTGCGGGCCGGCTTCGAACGGGTCCTCGCCCGCACCGCGTTCATCGGCGGCGACGAAGTACGCCAGTTCGAGCGGGAGTACGCCGACTTCGGCCGGGTCGGACACGTCGTGGGCGTCGCCAACGGCACCGACGCCGTCGAACTCGCCCTGCGCGCAAGCGGAGTACGGCCCGGCGACGAGGTCGTCGTGCCCGCCAACACCTTCATCGCCACGGTCGGCGCGGTCGCCAGGATCGGCGCCCGTCCCGTCCTCGCGGACTGCCTGCCCGACAGTCATCTGCTTGATCCCCAGGCCGCGTTGGCCGCCGTCGGCCCGGCGACCCGGGCGGTCGTGCCGGTGCACCTGTACGGTCAGATGGCCGAGGTGGACGCCCTCAGAACGCAACTGCCGGACCACGTGAAGGTCGTGGAGGACGCCGCCCAGTGCCAGGGCGCCACCCGCGACGGCCGGGCCCCCGGCAGCGGTGGCATCGCGGCCACGAGCTTCTACCCCGGCAAGAACCTGGGCGCCTACGGTGACGCGGGTGCCGTGCTCACCGACGACGAAGCGGCCGCCGATCTGGTGCGGGCCATCGCCAACCACGGCGGCGTCGCCAAGTACCGCCACGACGTGCCCGGGTTCAACAGCCGCCTCGACGGACTCCAGGCCGTCGTCCTGCGGGCCAAGCTCAGGCGGCTCGCGGACGGCAACGCGGCCCGGCGGGCGGCGGCGGAACGCTACGACGAACTGCTCACCGAACTCGCCGACGCCGGCCGGATCCTGCGGCCGGTGACGGCACCCGGCAACGTCCACGTCTGGCACCTGTACGTCATCCAGGTCACCGACGCCGACCGCGACGCCCTCGTCGGCAAGCTCAACGCCGAGGGCATCGGCGCCGGGGTGCACTATCCCGCCCCCGTCCACCTCACTCCGGCGTACGCCCACCTCGGCCACGAGCGCGGCGACTTCCCCCACGCCGAGAAGGCGGCGGACCGCATCCTGTCGCTGCCGCTGTACCCGCAGATCACCCCCGACCAGCAGCAGCGCGTCGTCGAGACGCTCACCGACGCGCTCGCCGGCTGA